A genomic window from Thiomonas arsenitoxydans includes:
- a CDS encoding acyl-CoA thioesterase — translation MTTDPRLPDRVPTLRTQARPADVNMHGDIFGGWIMAQVDIAGGIAAAWRAKGRVATVAVKEFVFKQPVLVGDVLSFFTEIDHVGHTSVTVRVEVYAQRTPSNVEVIKVTEALLTYVAVGEDRRPRPVDQPVERP, via the coding sequence ATGACCACCGACCCTCGACTCCCCGACCGCGTACCCACGCTGCGTACCCAGGCCCGACCTGCCGATGTGAACATGCACGGCGACATTTTCGGGGGCTGGATCATGGCGCAGGTCGACATCGCCGGGGGCATCGCTGCGGCCTGGCGTGCCAAGGGGCGGGTGGCGACCGTGGCGGTCAAGGAGTTTGTGTTCAAGCAGCCGGTGCTGGTGGGCGACGTGCTGTCGTTTTTCACCGAAATCGACCATGTGGGCCACACGTCGGTCACCGTGCGGGTAGAGGTCTATGCCCAGCGCACGCCATCGAACGTCGAGGTCATCAAAGTGACCGAGGCGCTGTTGACCTATGTCGCCGTGGGCGAAGACCGCCGCCCAAGGCCAGTCGATCAGCCGGTCGAGCGGCCATAA
- a CDS encoding ABCB family ABC transporter ATP-binding protein/permease, translating to MHARSSPALPEPSSHATAARSRWAVGSALWPYLWEYRGRVLLALAMMIAAKVANVGVPIVLKDIVNALDLKPGDPRAVLVVPVALLVAYGLLRLSVSLFTELREVVFSRVTQGAVRKIALQVFDHLFSLSMRYHLERQTGGMSRDMERGTRAISSLVSFTLYSILPTLVEMALVIGILLVKYDIWFAGIALVALVLYVAFTVTVTEWRTQLRREMNTQDSRANQRAIDALLNYETVKMFGNEALESTRYDDNLRAWMRAAIKSQNSLSLLNLGQSLIIAAAVTLLVWRATVGVVSGSMNLGDLVLVNAFMLQLYAPLSFLGVIYREIRQSTTDLERMFTILEEHQEIKDPPQAPALQVGRGEVRFENVRFGYGADRVILDGLDFTVPAGETVAIVGPSGAGKSTLARLLFRFYAPQSGRILIDGQDIAQVTQASVRRAIGIVPQDTVLFNDTIGYNIAYGKPGASAAEVEAVARAAHIHDFIVSTPQGYETQVGERGLKLSGGEKQRVAIARALLKNPPILIFDEATSQLDSHNEKAIQAEIRAASRDRTAIVIAHRLSTVVDAHQILVVESGRVVERGTHAQLLQARGLYARMWNLQQDRAAHPEASAAMA from the coding sequence ATGCACGCCCGATCCTCTCCTGCATTGCCCGAGCCGTCCTCCCATGCCACGGCAGCGCGTTCGCGCTGGGCGGTGGGTTCCGCGCTTTGGCCCTATCTGTGGGAATACCGCGGCCGGGTGTTGTTGGCGCTGGCGATGATGATCGCCGCCAAGGTGGCCAACGTCGGCGTGCCCATTGTGCTGAAAGACATCGTCAATGCGCTCGATCTCAAGCCGGGCGATCCGCGTGCGGTGCTGGTGGTGCCGGTGGCGCTGCTGGTGGCCTATGGCCTGCTTCGTCTGAGCGTGTCGCTGTTCACCGAGTTGCGCGAGGTGGTGTTTTCGCGCGTGACACAAGGCGCGGTGCGCAAGATTGCGCTGCAGGTGTTCGACCATCTGTTCAGCCTGAGCATGCGCTACCACCTGGAGCGCCAGACAGGCGGCATGTCGCGCGATATGGAGCGGGGCACGCGGGCCATCTCCAGCCTGGTGTCGTTCACCCTCTACAGTATTCTGCCCACCTTGGTGGAAATGGCGCTGGTCATCGGCATTCTGCTGGTCAAGTACGACATCTGGTTCGCGGGCATCGCGCTGGTGGCGCTGGTGCTGTATGTGGCGTTCACCGTCACCGTGACCGAATGGCGCACGCAGCTACGCCGCGAAATGAACACGCAGGATTCGCGCGCCAACCAGCGCGCCATCGATGCACTGTTGAATTATGAGACGGTGAAAATGTTCGGCAACGAGGCGCTGGAGTCGACTCGCTACGACGACAACCTCAGAGCCTGGATGCGCGCGGCCATCAAGTCGCAGAACTCGCTGTCGCTGCTCAACCTTGGGCAGAGCTTGATCATCGCTGCCGCCGTGACTCTGCTGGTCTGGCGGGCGACCGTCGGTGTGGTCAGTGGCAGCATGAATCTGGGTGATCTGGTGCTGGTCAACGCCTTCATGCTGCAGCTCTACGCGCCGCTGAGTTTTCTGGGCGTGATCTACCGCGAGATCCGGCAGTCCACCACGGATCTGGAGCGCATGTTCACCATTCTGGAAGAGCACCAGGAAATCAAGGACCCGCCTCAGGCGCCAGCTTTGCAGGTCGGACGGGGCGAAGTGCGTTTCGAAAATGTGCGCTTTGGCTATGGGGCCGACCGCGTCATTCTCGATGGGCTGGACTTCACCGTGCCCGCCGGAGAAACAGTCGCCATCGTCGGCCCTTCCGGCGCGGGAAAATCCACGCTGGCGCGTCTGTTGTTTCGCTTTTACGCGCCGCAGTCCGGGCGCATTCTGATCGACGGCCAGGACATCGCCCAAGTCACGCAAGCCAGTGTGCGCCGCGCCATCGGCATCGTGCCGCAGGACACGGTGCTGTTCAACGACACCATTGGCTACAACATCGCCTACGGCAAACCCGGCGCCAGCGCGGCCGAGGTAGAGGCGGTGGCGCGCGCCGCGCATATCCACGACTTCATCGTCAGCACGCCCCAGGGCTATGAGACGCAGGTGGGCGAGCGCGGCCTCAAGTTGTCCGGCGGAGAGAAGCAGCGCGTGGCCATTGCCCGTGCCCTGCTGAAAAATCCGCCCATCCTGATTTTCGACGAAGCCACCTCGCAGCTCGACTCGCACAACGAAAAGGCGATTCAGGCGGAAATACGCGCGGCCTCGCGCGACCGCACTGCCATTGTGATTGCTCACCGCCTGTCCACCGTGGTCGATGCGCATCAGATTCTGGTGGTGGAAAGCGGGCGCGTGGTCGAACGCGGCACGCACGCGCAACTGCTGCAGGCGCGCGGCCTCTACGCCCGCATGTGGAATCTGCAGCAAGATAGGGCGGCTCACCCCGAAGCGTCTGCGGCGATGGCCTGA
- a CDS encoding ribose-phosphate pyrophosphokinase, with product MTPNPADFILFTGNANPALAQEVAEQLGIGLGQAYIGRFSDGEVTVEIQQNVRAREVFIVQSTCAPTNDNLMELLIMVDALKRASAERITAVIPYFGYARQDRRPRSARVPITAKVVANMLQAAGVARVVTMDLHADQVQGFFDIPVDNIYASPILLSDLREKNYSDLIVVSPDIGGVVRARALAKLMDCDLAIIDKRRPKPNVSEVMNVIGEIDGRNCIIMDDMVDTAGTLTKAAEVLKARGAKRVMAYCTHPVLSGPAIQRLQSSAIDELVVTNTIPLRQEARECGKVRQLSAAPLIAQTLQRIAYGGSVLQLFNEQETLF from the coding sequence CGGAACAACTCGGCATTGGCCTCGGTCAGGCCTATATCGGGCGGTTCTCCGACGGTGAAGTGACCGTCGAGATTCAGCAAAACGTGCGCGCCCGCGAGGTGTTCATCGTTCAGTCCACTTGCGCGCCGACCAATGACAACCTGATGGAACTGCTCATCATGGTCGATGCGCTCAAGCGTGCTTCGGCCGAGCGCATCACCGCGGTCATTCCCTATTTCGGCTATGCGCGGCAAGACCGGCGTCCGCGCTCCGCGCGTGTGCCCATCACCGCCAAGGTCGTGGCCAATATGCTGCAGGCCGCAGGCGTGGCGCGCGTGGTCACCATGGACTTGCATGCCGATCAGGTGCAGGGGTTTTTCGACATTCCGGTCGACAACATTTACGCCTCGCCGATTCTGCTCTCCGACCTGCGCGAAAAGAATTACAGCGACCTCATTGTGGTCTCGCCCGACATCGGCGGTGTGGTGCGCGCCCGCGCGCTGGCCAAATTGATGGACTGCGATCTGGCCATCATCGACAAACGCCGTCCCAAGCCGAATGTCTCGGAAGTGATGAACGTCATCGGCGAGATCGACGGACGCAACTGCATCATCATGGACGACATGGTCGATACCGCCGGCACGCTGACCAAAGCGGCCGAGGTGCTCAAGGCGCGCGGCGCCAAGCGCGTCATGGCGTACTGCACGCACCCCGTGCTGTCGGGCCCGGCGATCCAGCGTCTGCAAAGCAGCGCCATCGACGAACTGGTCGTGACCAACACCATCCCGCTGCGCCAGGAAGCGCGCGAATGCGGCAAGGTTCGCCAGCTCTCCGCCGCCCCGCTTATCGCGCAGACGCTGCAGCGCATTGCCTACGGCGGGTCGGTGCTGCAGTTGTTCAACGAGCAGGAAACCTTGTTCTGA
- a CDS encoding 50S ribosomal protein L25/general stress protein Ctc, translating to MKVVAFERSLQGTGASRRLRRAGKTPGIIYGGEQAPQMIELDHNALYHALKKEQFHSSVLQLEIAGKSSQVLLRDYQMHPFKQLVLHVDFQRVDAGHKISMKVPLHFTGAENSPAVKLSHGLVNHVMTEVEVSCLPSELPEFIEVDLSELVLHQSVHVNDLKLPKGVSVLTHGVDNPAVVTVSPPPGGVGEEGAEGAAAAEGESK from the coding sequence ATGAAAGTCGTCGCATTCGAACGTAGTTTGCAGGGCACCGGTGCGAGCCGCCGCCTGCGTCGCGCCGGGAAGACCCCCGGCATTATTTACGGTGGCGAGCAAGCGCCCCAGATGATCGAACTCGATCACAACGCGCTGTATCACGCGTTGAAAAAAGAGCAGTTCCACTCCTCTGTGCTGCAGCTGGAAATTGCCGGCAAATCCAGCCAGGTGCTGCTGCGTGATTACCAGATGCACCCTTTCAAGCAACTGGTGCTGCACGTGGATTTCCAGCGTGTGGACGCCGGACACAAGATTTCCATGAAGGTGCCGTTGCACTTCACCGGCGCGGAAAATTCGCCTGCGGTCAAGCTCAGCCACGGCCTGGTCAACCATGTGATGACCGAAGTGGAAGTGTCTTGCCTGCCGTCCGAACTGCCCGAGTTCATCGAAGTCGATCTGAGCGAATTGGTTCTGCACCAGAGCGTGCACGTCAACGACCTCAAGCTGCCCAAGGGTGTGTCGGTGCTCACGCACGGGGTGGACAATCCTGCGGTCGTGACCGTCAGCCCGCCGCCGGGTGGTGTGGGTGAAGAGGGCGCAGAAGGGGCGGCTGCTGCCGAAGGCGAAAGCAAGTAA